One segment of Nostoc piscinale CENA21 DNA contains the following:
- a CDS encoding Gfo/Idh/MocA family protein: protein MNQSVVGVAVVGTGFGQKVHIPGFIAHPRTHIVAVYHRDIHKAQAIADAHKIPHACTSIADIVNIPEVQAVSISTPPFLHYEMAKTVLKAGKNLLLEKPTSLNASEAKELYQLAVANQVTAVLDFEFRFVPGWQLFADLLASGYVGNKRLIKIDWFGSSRADTSRPWNWYSSQAQGGGALGSLGSHAFDYIYWLFGPVRRLSAYLSTAIPNRLDPSTNQLKPVETDDNCLLSLELADGTPCQLNISAVVHAPRTHWLEVYGDRGTLVLGSENQKDYIHGFRVWGSQVGQPLTEIEIPQSLMFTQNFTDGRISAFIRVVDQWLQGIDQKQSVVPSLREGVYSQLLMDLSHQSHQTSSWVDVPSLEDYLEN from the coding sequence ATGAATCAAAGTGTAGTTGGTGTGGCTGTAGTTGGAACTGGATTTGGTCAAAAAGTTCATATCCCTGGGTTTATTGCCCATCCTCGAACTCATATAGTTGCTGTTTATCATCGCGATATTCATAAAGCCCAAGCCATTGCTGATGCTCATAAAATTCCTCATGCTTGTACCAGCATTGCTGATATTGTCAATATCCCAGAAGTACAAGCAGTTAGTATTTCCACACCCCCATTTCTGCATTATGAAATGGCTAAAACTGTGCTAAAAGCAGGTAAAAATTTATTATTAGAAAAACCCACAAGTTTAAATGCCAGTGAAGCTAAAGAATTATATCAATTAGCAGTTGCCAATCAAGTAACTGCGGTATTAGATTTTGAATTTCGCTTTGTTCCTGGCTGGCAATTATTTGCAGATTTATTAGCATCAGGTTATGTCGGTAATAAACGCCTAATTAAAATTGATTGGTTTGGTTCCTCTCGTGCTGATACTTCTCGCCCGTGGAATTGGTATTCGTCTCAAGCCCAAGGCGGTGGTGCATTGGGGTCTTTGGGTTCCCACGCCTTTGATTATATTTATTGGTTATTTGGGCCTGTCCGCAGGTTAAGTGCTTATTTAAGTACAGCTATCCCCAACCGCCTTGACCCCAGCACCAATCAACTCAAGCCGGTGGAGACCGATGATAATTGTTTGCTATCCCTGGAATTAGCTGATGGGACACCTTGTCAACTTAATATTAGTGCTGTGGTTCACGCACCGCGCACTCATTGGCTAGAAGTGTATGGCGATCGCGGTACTTTAGTATTAGGTAGCGAAAATCAAAAAGACTACATCCACGGTTTTCGCGTTTGGGGTTCCCAAGTCGGACAACCACTCACAGAAATTGAAATTCCTCAGTCGTTAATGTTTACCCAAAACTTTACCGACGGACGTATTTCTGCATTCATCCGCGTAGTAGACCAATGGCTGCAAGGAATTGACCAAAAGCAGTCAGTAGTCCCATCTTTGCGTGAAGGTGTCTATTCGCAATTATTAATGGATTTATCCCATCAATCTCATCAAACTAGCAGTTGGGTAGATGTTCCTAGTTTGGAAGATTATCTAGAAAATTAA
- a CDS encoding CHASE3 domain-containing protein, producing the protein MLLQIAKSIFHRRLTNAIALPSVLLLLFAGVSLWQVNRLLSALQWVDHTDQVITQAYRTHNLLLDIQAGSRGYIITGKEYFLQPYQEAQSTIDAAFLELKNLVADNPPQVERVNQLQLQSQEWNRLISQTIEIRRRLGKVEPLVAFEVRQQKMDAMRQQISDFIATEEQLRNQRSRTARYTARQVSATSIILALVMGVTLAYYIRQQIYKVSQTYEHALNTAIEQTQKAQRSAQRLADLHQIDRAILSAQPDVTIIRDGLGRLRQLINCQQAFSILFNFENKTAEVLAGNADSELQLAEGTTLPITDFAPVEVLQTPQIFSADNEYPPIVKQLLATELNSCLIIPMQVEDTVIGQVILAQSQGSSFSSELVEIASEVSAQLAIAIQQSQLRQQLQDYAAQLEQRVSQRTAQLEEVNQELEAFNYTVSHDLRAPLRTMQGFAQALLEDYSDQLDSFGQSYLNYIGEGALQMDTLITDLLSYGRLARVQIQILPVDLNTVVGEALKQLDAQIKQQQAQVKIDNSLPQVLAHRSTLVQVLTNLLSNAIKFVKSDDIPIVHIYSEEYIQQGTTWSKLWIADNGIGIAPEHQERIFRVFERLHGIEAYPGTGIGLAIVRKALERMGGLCGVESQLNKGSSFWIALPKAVRDRQDTIDS; encoded by the coding sequence ATGCTGCTGCAAATTGCTAAGTCTATCTTCCATCGTCGGCTAACTAATGCGATCGCTCTTCCTAGCGTTCTACTATTGTTATTTGCTGGGGTTTCTCTTTGGCAAGTTAACCGTCTACTCTCGGCACTGCAATGGGTAGATCATACAGATCAGGTAATTACCCAAGCTTACCGCACCCACAACTTATTGCTGGATATACAAGCAGGATCACGCGGTTACATCATTACTGGCAAAGAATATTTCCTGCAACCTTACCAAGAAGCTCAATCAACTATTGATGCTGCTTTTTTAGAATTAAAAAATTTAGTTGCAGATAATCCTCCTCAAGTTGAACGTGTCAATCAACTCCAGCTGCAATCTCAAGAGTGGAATCGTTTAATTTCTCAAACAATAGAAATCCGTCGTCGGCTAGGAAAAGTTGAACCTTTGGTAGCATTTGAGGTGCGTCAGCAGAAGATGGATGCAATGCGCCAGCAAATCTCGGATTTTATTGCTACAGAAGAACAACTACGTAACCAGCGCAGCCGGACTGCTCGCTATACAGCACGACAAGTAAGTGCAACTAGCATAATTTTGGCATTGGTTATGGGGGTAACTCTTGCTTACTACATTCGCCAACAAATATATAAGGTATCGCAAACTTATGAACATGCTTTGAACACTGCGATTGAGCAAACACAAAAAGCTCAACGTTCGGCACAACGCTTGGCTGATTTGCATCAAATTGACCGAGCAATTTTATCGGCTCAACCTGATGTCACAATTATTAGGGATGGTTTGGGCAGATTGCGTCAACTGATAAATTGCCAACAAGCATTTTCTATCTTGTTTAATTTTGAAAACAAAACAGCCGAAGTGCTTGCAGGAAATGCTGATAGCGAATTACAACTAGCTGAAGGTACTACACTGCCAATTACTGATTTTGCGCCTGTAGAAGTTCTACAAACACCACAAATTTTTTCAGCTGATAATGAATATCCGCCAATTGTCAAACAACTGCTGGCTACAGAGTTAAATAGTTGTCTAATTATCCCAATGCAGGTGGAAGATACTGTGATTGGTCAAGTAATTTTAGCTCAATCTCAAGGTTCAAGTTTTAGTAGTGAACTTGTAGAAATTGCCAGTGAAGTCTCAGCACAATTAGCGATCGCAATTCAACAATCTCAACTCCGCCAACAACTCCAAGATTATGCCGCTCAATTAGAGCAGCGAGTATCACAACGTACTGCCCAACTTGAGGAAGTTAATCAAGAATTAGAAGCTTTTAACTACACTGTTTCTCACGACTTACGCGCTCCCCTACGTACTATGCAAGGTTTTGCCCAAGCTTTGCTAGAAGATTACAGCGATCAACTAGACTCCTTTGGTCAAAGCTACCTCAACTACATTGGTGAGGGGGCGTTGCAAATGGATACCTTAATTACTGACTTGCTAAGTTACGGCCGTCTCGCTCGTGTTCAAATTCAAATTCTACCTGTTGACTTAAATACTGTAGTTGGAGAAGCACTTAAACAATTAGACGCACAAATTAAACAACAGCAAGCACAAGTTAAAATTGATAATTCTTTACCCCAAGTTTTGGCTCATCGATCTACCCTAGTACAAGTACTAACAAATTTATTAAGCAACGCCATCAAGTTTGTTAAGTCCGATGATATACCTATTGTGCATATCTACTCCGAAGAGTATATTCAACAAGGTACTACTTGGAGCAAGTTGTGGATTGCTGATAATGGCATTGGCATTGCACCAGAACACCAAGAGCGGATTTTTCGGGTTTTTGAACGACTCCACGGCATAGAAGCTTATCCTGGTACAGGTATTGGACTGGCGATCGTGCGGAAAGCCTTAGAACGGATGGGCGGTTTGTGTGGAGTAGAATCGCAGCTAAATAAAGGTAGCAGTTTCTGGATTGCTTTACCAAAAGCTGTTCGTGACCGCCAAGACACTATAGATAGTTAA
- a CDS encoding response regulator has protein sequence MNSLSTGETILLVEDNPQDILLVQRAFRKAGITNPLKIVTDGDAAVLYLSGEAAYGDRSLYPIPALILLDLKLPRRSGAEVLTWLRQQPGIKRLPVVVLTASQEYTDVNRLYDLGANAYMVKPVAFDNLVEIVTIINQHWLVFNQKPELGTS, from the coding sequence ATGAATAGCTTATCCACAGGAGAGACAATTTTACTAGTAGAAGATAATCCGCAAGATATTCTCCTGGTGCAAAGAGCGTTTCGCAAAGCTGGCATTACTAACCCATTAAAAATAGTAACTGATGGGGATGCAGCTGTGCTTTACCTTTCTGGAGAAGCAGCTTATGGCGATCGCAGCCTTTATCCAATACCCGCCTTAATCTTGCTTGATTTAAAATTGCCGCGTCGTTCTGGGGCTGAGGTATTGACGTGGTTAAGACAACAGCCGGGAATTAAGCGTCTGCCAGTGGTTGTTTTGACAGCTTCTCAAGAATATACAGATGTTAATCGTCTGTATGACTTAGGTGCAAATGCTTACATGGTTAAACCTGTGGCTTTCGATAATTTAGTCGAAATTGTCACCATTATTAACCAACATTGGCTAGTTTTTAACCAAAAACCAGAACTGGGTACTTCTTAA
- a CDS encoding response regulator gives MLRILLIDDNPHDRLLAIHALEREFADLQFQQVTRPQELEQALLHGGFDLVITDYELRWSDGITVLREIKTRYPEIPVVMFTNSGSQEIAVEAMKSGLDDYVIKSPTNYMRLPVAVRLALKQATTQRQMQGLETRFQTLLNQLKVGVYRITTEGIILEANAAFLQLLGLDSLTEIPVNETLEPYFSSEDYARLLQQLRTNGDGRERELLLHRIDGSEIWVRISQTFTTNGNTTIIDGIIEDITERKYAQKALQESEARFRWIFESNVIGICFWDINGNITAANDAYLQLVGYTHANLETGDLRWTEISCSDYNEQDLRIIEELKQGGISTPVEKYYIHKAGYRVPILIGCAFREGSQTDGFAFVVDLTERKQAEQEREQLLRREQTARQQAEAANRIKDEFLAILSHELRSPLNPILGWSKLLNSHKLTEAKRAEALATIERNAKLQAQLIEDLLDISQILRGKLSLNIAAVDLSSVIAAALETVQLAAQAKDIQIQTTLSPNVGAVLGDTVRLQQVVWNLLSNAVKFTSAGGRVEVRLEQVGRQAQIQVIDTGQGINPDFLPYVFDYFRQADSQTTRRFGGLGLGLAIVKHLVELHGGAVWAASPGEGQGAIFTVRIPLIKNQTQLPQSTEQSDIYQELTGIRILVVDDEVDSREVVAFMLKECGAEVIAVASATEALSAFNQLRPDVVVFDIGMPDVDGYTLMRQIRSLPTEKGGQVPAIALTAYAGELNKEQALLAGFQIHSSKPVEPNELVRLITQLVKS, from the coding sequence ATGTTACGCATTCTCCTGATTGACGACAATCCCCATGATCGCTTGCTGGCAATTCATGCCTTAGAGCGAGAGTTTGCCGATCTTCAGTTCCAGCAAGTGACTCGCCCACAAGAGCTTGAGCAGGCATTGTTACATGGAGGATTTGACTTAGTAATTACTGACTATGAACTGCGTTGGAGTGATGGCATAACAGTACTTCGTGAAATAAAAACCCGCTATCCCGAAATACCAGTAGTAATGTTCACTAACAGTGGCTCACAAGAAATTGCAGTGGAGGCCATGAAATCTGGTTTGGATGACTATGTAATCAAGTCTCCAACTAACTATATGCGTTTACCTGTGGCAGTGCGTCTGGCACTCAAGCAAGCTACAACTCAACGCCAAATGCAGGGGTTAGAAACGCGCTTTCAAACCTTACTTAATCAACTTAAAGTTGGAGTTTACCGCATCACTACCGAAGGAATTATCCTAGAAGCCAACGCTGCATTTTTACAACTGCTGGGTTTAGATTCATTAACGGAAATTCCTGTAAATGAAACCCTTGAACCTTACTTTTCATCAGAAGACTATGCCCGACTCTTGCAACAACTGAGAACGAATGGAGATGGGCGGGAGCGGGAATTATTGTTACACCGCATCGATGGCAGTGAAATTTGGGTAAGGATTAGTCAAACTTTTACTACTAACGGCAATACTACAATTATTGATGGCATTATTGAAGACATTACTGAGCGCAAATATGCACAAAAAGCTCTCCAGGAAAGTGAAGCTAGGTTCAGGTGGATATTTGAATCAAATGTAATTGGGATTTGTTTTTGGGATATTAATGGCAATATTACAGCAGCTAATGATGCCTATTTACAGCTTGTAGGTTACACACACGCCAACCTGGAAACAGGAGATTTGCGTTGGACAGAAATATCTTGTTCTGATTACAACGAGCAAGATTTACGGATCATTGAAGAACTGAAGCAGGGTGGAATTTCGACTCCTGTAGAGAAGTATTACATTCACAAAGCTGGTTATCGCGTTCCTATTCTTATAGGTTGTGCTTTTCGAGAAGGTTCTCAAACTGATGGTTTTGCGTTTGTGGTTGATTTAACAGAACGCAAGCAGGCAGAACAAGAGCGAGAACAACTTTTACGTAGAGAACAAACAGCACGCCAACAAGCAGAAGCGGCTAACCGAATCAAAGATGAATTTCTCGCCATTTTATCCCATGAATTGCGATCGCCACTCAATCCAATTTTGGGCTGGTCTAAGTTACTCAATAGCCACAAACTCACCGAAGCCAAAAGAGCGGAAGCTTTAGCAACTATTGAGCGCAATGCTAAGTTACAAGCTCAACTCATCGAAGATTTATTAGATATCTCACAAATTCTGCGGGGTAAACTCAGCCTCAATATTGCTGCTGTAGATTTGAGTTCAGTAATTGCCGCAGCCTTGGAAACTGTACAGTTAGCAGCCCAAGCCAAAGATATTCAAATCCAAACTACTTTATCACCAAATGTAGGTGCTGTTTTGGGTGATACTGTACGTTTACAGCAAGTAGTTTGGAATTTGCTTTCTAATGCTGTGAAGTTTACCTCTGCTGGTGGTCGTGTAGAAGTTCGCTTAGAGCAAGTTGGCAGACAAGCGCAAATTCAAGTCATCGACACAGGACAAGGAATTAACCCTGATTTTTTGCCTTACGTGTTTGACTACTTTCGGCAAGCAGACAGCCAAACTACCAGAAGATTTGGTGGGCTGGGATTAGGGCTGGCAATTGTCAAACATTTGGTAGAGTTACATGGTGGCGCAGTTTGGGCAGCCAGCCCAGGAGAAGGGCAAGGCGCTATCTTTACTGTGAGAATACCGTTAATCAAAAATCAGACTCAGCTACCTCAGAGTACTGAACAGTCTGATATTTACCAAGAGTTAACGGGGATTCGTATCTTAGTAGTAGATGATGAAGTAGATTCGCGTGAGGTCGTGGCTTTCATGCTCAAAGAGTGTGGTGCAGAAGTCATCGCAGTTGCATCGGCCACAGAAGCACTCTCGGCTTTTAACCAATTACGACCAGATGTAGTTGTCTTTGATATTGGAATGCCTGATGTCGATGGTTATACATTGATGCGCCAAATTAGAAGTCTACCAACAGAAAAAGGCGGGCAAGTTCCGGCGATCGCCCTCACAGCTTATGCAGGAGAATTAAATAAGGAACAAGCTCTTTTGGCTGGTTTTCAAATCCACTCCTCTAAGCCAGTCGAGCCGAATGAGTTAGTTAGGCTGATTACTCAATTAGTTAAATCATAG
- a CDS encoding retropepsin-like aspartic protease family protein, translated as MNCAWKRGITNINLALIAVIPTLIFSALTHRAVAEDKGTCFMVTASGMTVELSKLCSDSQKINTSSAGKVFRIPIKRHFGRTPVIDVTFNNQKTFEMVVDTGANGTLITQTMANALQIKPTGTLQAQTADGSQVQFSTGKVQSISAGGIVANNLEVAIASKAGIGLLGHDFFGNYDIKILQTAVEFHTR; from the coding sequence ATGAACTGTGCTTGGAAACGGGGAATTACTAATATTAACTTGGCGTTGATTGCAGTAATACCAACGCTGATATTCTCAGCATTGACACACCGGGCAGTAGCGGAAGATAAAGGCACTTGTTTTATGGTGACTGCATCTGGAATGACGGTGGAGTTATCCAAGCTTTGCAGTGATTCTCAGAAAATCAACACATCTTCTGCGGGTAAAGTTTTTCGGATACCTATCAAACGTCACTTTGGTAGAACTCCAGTAATTGATGTCACCTTTAATAACCAAAAAACCTTTGAAATGGTTGTCGATACAGGTGCTAACGGAACCTTAATTACCCAAACAATGGCGAATGCTTTGCAAATTAAACCTACAGGTACGCTGCAAGCGCAAACTGCTGACGGTAGCCAAGTACAATTTTCTACAGGCAAAGTTCAGTCTATCTCTGCGGGTGGTATTGTAGCAAATAATCTGGAAGTGGCGATCGCATCAAAAGCCGGTATTGGATTACTTGGTCACGATTTCTTCGGCAATTACGATATCAAAATTTTACAAACAGCAGTAGAATTCCATACACGCTAA
- a CDS encoding nucleoside phosphorylase, producing the protein MTNKRFYHIGFGQEDLGKSPPEIALLSGDRDRTRLIAQNYLQDVRLLSQNRGLDSYLGYLPNHRPILSATSGMGAPSLSIVVNELVQVGIRQIIRIGTCGSIQPHVPVGSIVISSAALCRQGTANDIAPIEYPAAADPFMTVALVKAAQELGFEHYLGITASVDTFYEGQERTDSANPYLMRSLRGITEEYRRLNILNYEMECGTLFKMAGVYQFAAAAVCGVVAQRTVDEGIVLEQKDVAVGNAIATAIHAITNSCVYL; encoded by the coding sequence ATGACAAATAAACGCTTTTATCATATTGGTTTTGGGCAAGAGGATTTAGGAAAATCGCCGCCTGAGATTGCTTTATTATCGGGCGATCGCGATCGCACTCGTCTGATTGCCCAAAATTATTTACAAGATGTGCGTTTATTGTCCCAAAATCGAGGTTTAGATAGTTATTTAGGCTATTTACCGAATCATCGCCCCATCTTATCAGCAACTAGTGGGATGGGTGCGCCTTCTTTAAGTATTGTGGTGAATGAATTGGTGCAGGTGGGAATCCGGCAAATTATTCGCATCGGGACTTGTGGCTCAATTCAACCTCATGTACCAGTCGGCAGTATTGTGATTAGTAGTGCGGCTTTGTGTCGTCAAGGTACAGCTAATGACATTGCACCTATAGAATATCCGGCGGCGGCTGATCCGTTTATGACGGTGGCTTTAGTCAAGGCTGCACAAGAATTAGGATTTGAGCATTATTTAGGAATTACGGCATCTGTTGATACTTTTTATGAAGGACAGGAACGCACTGATTCAGCAAATCCCTATTTAATGCGATCGCTGCGTGGAATTACTGAAGAGTATCGACGGTTGAATATTTTGAACTACGAAATGGAATGCGGCACATTGTTCAAAATGGCGGGTGTGTATCAATTTGCGGCGGCGGCTGTTTGTGGTGTGGTGGCGCAACGCACTGTTGATGAAGGGATAGTTTTAGAACAAAAAGATGTTGCGGTGGGTAATGCGATCGCTACTGCTATCCATGCCATCACCAATTCTTGTGTCTATCTTTAA